Proteins encoded together in one Anaerobiospirillum thomasii window:
- a CDS encoding NAD(P)-dependent alcohol dehydrogenase, with the protein MKALVLEHTKQIAVKDVPAPAVVGDNDVKIKINTVGICGSDCHYYQYGKIGSFVVEKPMVLGHEASGTIVEIGNNVKNLKVGDRVCMEPGIPNMSSIQTLSGFYNLDPEVRFWATPPIDGCLCETVVHPAAFTFKLPDNVSYAEGAMVEPLAIGMQAATKAEIKPGDIGLVYGAGTIGILTALAALSGGCSDVIICDLFDEKLAIAKQYPGLHPINSKNKEELAAKVCELTSGMGVNVAFECTGAAPVILNVTEHVAPSGTVVLVGMPIEPTPFDIVAAQAKEITFKTIFRYANMYPKTIALLASGKLDVKPLISARFKFDDVVDAYERAAEGRATDVKIVIEME; encoded by the coding sequence ATGAAAGCTTTAGTTTTAGAACACACAAAGCAGATTGCAGTAAAGGATGTTCCAGCTCCTGCAGTTGTTGGTGATAATGATGTCAAAATTAAAATCAATACCGTAGGTATATGCGGTAGTGATTGTCACTATTACCAATACGGAAAAATAGGATCCTTTGTCGTAGAGAAGCCAATGGTATTAGGTCATGAAGCTTCAGGAACAATTGTTGAGATTGGAAATAACGTTAAAAATCTAAAAGTTGGAGATAGGGTTTGTATGGAGCCTGGCATTCCAAATATGTCATCCATTCAAACACTATCTGGTTTTTATAATTTAGATCCTGAAGTAAGATTCTGGGCCACTCCTCCAATTGATGGATGTCTGTGCGAAACTGTTGTGCACCCTGCAGCTTTTACATTTAAGCTTCCAGATAACGTGTCCTATGCTGAAGGCGCAATGGTTGAGCCATTGGCTATAGGTATGCAGGCAGCAACTAAAGCTGAAATTAAGCCAGGTGATATTGGTTTAGTTTACGGTGCCGGCACTATAGGCATTCTCACAGCACTTGCAGCGCTTTCTGGAGGATGTTCAGATGTGATCATCTGTGATTTATTCGATGAAAAACTCGCTATAGCAAAACAGTATCCTGGTCTTCACCCAATAAATAGTAAGAATAAAGAAGAATTAGCAGCTAAGGTTTGTGAGTTAACATCTGGCATGGGTGTTAATGTTGCATTTGAATGTACAGGTGCTGCTCCTGTAATTTTAAATGTAACAGAGCATGTAGCTCCTAGCGGTACCGTTGTTCTTGTCGGTATGCCAATAGAACCTACACCATTTGATATTGTTGCAGCACAGGCAAAAGAAATAACCTTCAAAACCATTTTCAGATACGCAAATATGTATCCAAAAACTATTGCTTTATTGGCTTCTGGAAAACTTGATGTCAAACCGCTTATTTCTGCGAGATTCAAGTTTGATGACGTAGTAGATGCTTATGAAAGAGCTGCCGAAGGTCGTGCTACAGATGTCAAGATTGTTATAGAGATGGAGTAA
- a CDS encoding ROK family transcriptional regulator codes for MKPTTSKQNHKKVKGTIYREKTVSKELSVPRLICTLITRHGFTSNPEIANKYGISLPTAISYTKELTDRGVIIADGKCSSTGGKKATKLTFNPDHIISLGIDIKKESYVFCAIDFCNNIVHMESINEVFEFKEKYFSKLIAEFKCFKNKVIDLKSNISINRGLGISIPAGIINPPMEAQSHALKLDFVDLGEFLKIDEHDLFLINDSNAGAIAETSTYSNAASFIYLSLAKTVGSGIVVLGRLMEGLNNRTGEVGHLTLVPNGRLCYCGKEGCVDPYLNESALLSGIDKNIEEFFINLNTNPSLNRLESYNRYIKYLAILINNLNNALDVKIILGGTIGPHLYDRLDILQNEIMRIASYPIDNIFLKPTIFEQPAAFGAAFAARKKHIKNL; via the coding sequence GTGAAGCCGACAACATCAAAACAAAATCATAAAAAAGTCAAAGGGACCATTTATAGAGAAAAAACTGTAAGCAAAGAGTTAAGTGTTCCTAGACTTATCTGCACCCTAATTACGAGGCATGGCTTCACATCTAATCCAGAAATTGCCAACAAATATGGAATCTCTTTACCAACGGCTATTTCATATACAAAAGAGCTGACAGATCGAGGAGTGATAATTGCTGATGGCAAATGCTCCTCTACTGGAGGTAAAAAGGCAACTAAGTTAACATTCAACCCAGATCATATTATCTCCTTAGGCATCGACATCAAAAAAGAGTCATATGTTTTTTGTGCAATCGACTTTTGTAACAACATAGTACATATGGAATCCATAAATGAGGTCTTTGAATTTAAGGAAAAATACTTCTCCAAGCTAATAGCTGAATTTAAATGTTTCAAAAATAAAGTTATTGATCTAAAGTCAAATATTTCGATCAATAGAGGTCTCGGTATCAGCATTCCTGCAGGAATTATTAATCCTCCTATGGAGGCTCAATCCCATGCATTAAAGCTCGATTTTGTGGATTTGGGTGAGTTTTTAAAGATAGATGAGCATGATCTTTTTTTAATTAACGACTCAAACGCAGGAGCTATTGCAGAAACTAGTACTTATAGCAATGCTGCCAGCTTTATTTATCTATCTCTAGCCAAAACTGTAGGAAGTGGAATTGTAGTTCTAGGTAGACTGATGGAAGGTCTTAACAATAGAACTGGTGAGGTTGGACATTTAACCTTGGTTCCTAACGGAAGACTATGCTATTGCGGAAAGGAAGGATGTGTTGATCCATATTTAAATGAAAGTGCGTTACTTTCTGGTATAGATAAAAATATCGAAGAATTTTTTATAAATTTAAACACTAATCCTAGTTTAAATAGACTTGAAAGTTATAACCGATATATTAAGTATCTTGCAATTCTGATAAATAATCTAAACAACGCCTTGGATGTCAAAATCATTTTGGGTGGCACTATTGGTCCTCACCTCTATGACAGGCTTGATATTTTACAAAATGAGATTATGAGAATTGCATCATATCCTATAGACAACATCTTTTTAAAGCCAACTATATTTGAGCAACCTGCTGCTTTTGGTGCAGCTTTTGCGGCCAGAAAAAAGCATATAAAAAATCTTTAG
- a CDS encoding flagellar basal body-associated FliL family protein has protein sequence MFNKLALICAIPFMTMTANVYAEEVPAADPNALENAMTEQVEVGYFDIKPDIVTNLAQSDSKERLHYVRLKANIMVMDSNDLPLLQEREALIKDTIISILGSKVFSDVNKPTSREEIRSECLQKISDMMYEKDGRNIVQDFLIINFLYQ, from the coding sequence ATGTTTAACAAACTGGCCTTAATATGTGCCATACCGTTTATGACCATGACGGCTAATGTCTATGCTGAAGAAGTTCCAGCTGCAGATCCAAATGCACTTGAAAATGCTATGACAGAGCAGGTTGAGGTTGGTTATTTTGATATAAAACCTGATATTGTTACTAACCTTGCTCAAAGCGATTCTAAAGAAAGGCTCCATTATGTTCGTCTCAAGGCCAATATCATGGTTATGGACAGTAATGATCTGCCACTGTTGCAGGAACGTGAAGCCTTAATTAAAGATACAATTATATCTATTCTCGGCTCCAAGGTTTTTTCTGATGTTAACAAACCAACATCAAGAGAAGAGATTAGATCAGAGTGTCTGCAGAAAATATCCGATATGATGTATGAAAAGGATGGCAGAAATATTGTGCAGGACTTTTTAATTATCAATTTCCTCTATCAGTAA